The Mya arenaria isolate MELC-2E11 chromosome 16, ASM2691426v1 genome includes a window with the following:
- the LOC128222447 gene encoding uncharacterized protein LOC128222447, producing MTNENYSLILSSALDTLGYGEVDFRRRKKIYTRYESILNGSHGDEELTFVLAGSKGDGISNVLESDIDLMMCLSEAKCFDIQSIQEAPNTYRVRFLSDFNGVTPGYCILKLVTYNNPVGEDGEYLQLLLDNMVPYNDGQYLLSLNMLKMAYDQQLGVDFGETNGPALTSFFSHVWTSDGNLTTDIDLVMAIPVCCPVILQQWRHRRRNWGWPPQNVIEQVVNMDGQLVPVSSKENLLAPLEWRFCFVTAEKELVLSLSETHKKLYVLLKMVVKERLKFICPAMTSFVTKNLIFWMAEMIPSHHFKPEKLTYLGIIALTYLQRFVKERFMPYYMIPERNLLEGKLTEDNREQCMRILSELIDQGPFMFEGQEGLPKHMNYTIRQLIMNEAHANFLVHFRAATYNMLDLNCIEELFSILIHEFLPSLELASRHEHRSHTSVGSIASQASIGGIASHASIGGIASQASIGGIASQGSIGGIASQGSIGGIASQGSIGGIASQASIGGIGDQASFGGMTLSQDDSFHVEFGTQFQNFFVRNIGELFPVILASPFVSILWSTMFRVPLDKSIMLILKLIIYLLGKFD from the coding sequence atgacgAATGAAAACTATTCTCTTATTCTATCTAGTGCTCTCGACACATTGGGATATGGAGAGGTCGATTTTCGCCGACGCAAAAAGATATATACGCGATATGAATCAATCTTGAATGGTTCACATGGTGATGAAGAATTAACCTTTGTTTTGGCCGGAAGTAAAGGCGATGGCATTTCAAACGTATTAGAGTCCGATATTGACCTGATGATGTGCCTGTCAGAAGCTAAGTGTTTTGACATTCAATCAATACAGGAGGCACCAAATACCTACCGAGTTCGTTTTTTGTCGGACTTCAACGGTGTCACGCCTGGTTATTGCATTCTGAAACTTGTGACATATAATAACCCCGTTGGTGAAGACGGCGAATACCTCCAGTTACTTCTTGACAATATGGTGCCATATAACGATGGCCAATATCTGTTGAGCCTGAATATGCTGAAGATGGCTTATGATCAACAACTTGGCGTGGATTTCGGCGAAACTAACGGCCCTGCTCTTACATCCTTCTTTTCACACGTATGGACATCAGATGGAAATCTTACGACTGACATTGATCTGGTTATGGCCATACCAGTCTGTTGTCCAGTCATCCTTCAGCAATGGAGACATCGACGAAGGAATTGGGGCTGGCCGCCTCAAAATGTGATAGAACAAGTCGTTAACATGGATGGACAGCTAGTTCCAGTGAGCTCCAAGGAAAACCTGTTGGCCCCACTTGAATGGAGATTCTGTTTTGTTACGGCCGAAAAAGAGCTCGTGTTGTCACTGAGTGAGACGCACAAGAAACTGTATGTGCTTCTCAAAATGGTTGTGAAAGAAAGACTGAAGTTCATTTGTCCggctatgacgtcatttgtgACAAAAAACTTAATCTTCTGGATGGCGGAAATGATCCCAAGTCATCATTTTAAACCCGAGAAATTGACGTATCTGGGAATAATTGCACTGACGTATCTGCAAAGGTTTGTCAAAGAGAGATTTATGCCGTACTACATGATACCCGAACGAAATTTGCTTGAAGGGAAACTGACCGAGGATAATAGAGAGCAGTGCATGAGAATTCTTTCTGAGCTTATTGACCAAGGGCCGTTCATGTTCGAAGGTCAAGAAGGGTTACCGAAACACATGAACTACACAATAAGACAACTGATCATGAACGAAGCACACGCCAATTTTCTCGTGCACTTTAGGGCAGCAACATATAACATGCTCGATCTTAACTGCATTGAAGAGCTATTCAGTATCCTGATACACGAGTTCTTGCCTTCTCTAGAGCTTGCATCCCGGCATGAGCATAGGTCACACACATCGGTTGGAAGTATTGCTTCTCAAGCGTCGATTGGGGGTATTGCTTCTCATGCGTCGATTGGAGGTATTGCTTCTCAGGCGTCGATTGGAGGTATTGCTTCTCAGGGGTCGATTGGAGGTATTGCTTCTCAGGGGTCGATTGGAGGTATTGCTTCTCAGGGGTCGATTGGAGGTATTGCTTCTCAAGCGTCGATTGGAGGTATTGGTGATCAAGCGTCGTTTGGAGGAATGACTTTAAGCCAAGACGATAGTTTTCATGTGGAATTTGGGACACAATTCCAAAATTTCTTCGTAAGGAATATAGGCGAACTATTTCCTGTGATTCTGGCGTCTCCGTTCGTATCCATCCTGTGGTCTACGATGTTTCGGGTCCCATTGGACAAAAGCATTATGTTGATTTTGAAACTGATTATATACCTGTTAGGGAAATTCGATTAA
- the LOC128222082 gene encoding transmembrane protein 115-like: MAASMIQRNLPVFKQNMSAAFGNSSLVVKSVAVLVFFGYFLSFIPGGTPYVTVTPGYVLPPNFWVWTYLTHSFVEFHIWDVLADVLVVILCGKLLEPLWGAMDMLIFFVVTNLLVAIATSFTYLFIYFATKNEEYLFETYIHGLAGYIAGFSVAVKQVMPDHVLITSPFGKLRNTHIPLILVTVVITLRLLGALDGPYPIMFSWGVLISWVYLRFYQKHSNGNRGDMADNFSFASFFPSQLQPVIGILSNWVFAVFVKVKICKKPQRRYDVSSPTTITITLPGTDPQDAERRKNLALKALNERLSKSSEGAANWPSMDEDDDKVTSPPASNSPSGGSKSPSPDSTGDSPAKNSTS; this comes from the exons ATGGCTGCTTCCATGATTCAGAGAAATCTTCCtgtttttaaacagaatatGTCGGCTGCATTCGGAAACAGCAGCTTAGTTGTAAAGTCAGTAGCAGTGCTGGTGTTCTTCGGATACTTTCTGTCGTTTATTCCCGGAGGAACGCCCTACGTTACCGTGACTCCGGGCTATGTTTTGCCTCCGAACTTCTGGGTCTGGACTTACCTTACGCATAGCTTTGTGGAGTTCCACATATGGGACGTTTTAGCGGATGTTTTGGTGGTGATTTTGTGTGGAAAACTCCTGGAGCCATTATGGGGTGCTATGGacatgttgatattttttgtagttACAAATCTTTTAGTTGCCATAGCAACATCTTTTacttatttattcatatattttgcaaCCAAAAATGAAGAATATTTGTTTGAGACATACATTCATGGACTTGCCGGCTATATTGCCGGATTCTCAGTTGCTGTTAAACAAGTAATGCCAGACCATGTTTTGATTACATCGCCGTTTGGCAAGCTAAGAAACACTCACATTCCATTGATTCTGGTGACAGTTGTTATTACATTACGCCTGCTCGGTGCATTGGATGGACCATACCCCATCATGTTCAGTTGGGGCGTGCTGATTAGCTGGGTGTATTTGAGGTTTTACCAGAAACACTCAAATGGAAACAGAGGAGACATGGCTGACAACTTTAGTTTTGCAAG ctTCTTTCCCAGTCAGCTACAGCCGGTGATTGGTATCCTGTCCAACTGGGTATTTGCAGTCTTTGTTAAAGTCAAAATCTGCAAGAAACCACAGAGAAG ATATGATGTGAGTTCTCCAACAACTATCACCATCACCTTACCTGGGACTGATCCGCAGGATGCAGAAAGAAGGAA AAATCTTGCCCTCAAAGCATTAAACGAGCGCCTGAGTAAATCCAGTGAAGGGGCTGCCAACTGGCCTTCAATGGACGAAGATGATGACAAAGTTACCTCCCCGCCTGCCAGCAACTCTCCGAGTGGAGGTTCAAAAAGTCCATCTCCAGATAGCACAGGGGACTCCCcagctaaaaatagcacaaGTTGA